The Synechococcus sp. MU1643 genome contains a region encoding:
- a CDS encoding L,D-transpeptidase has translation MQPLPAPEPLALLQAAAVDSVSAGLASLPQDLHGRNSRHVVMLRGRRRVFLLDNGELRNSFPVAIGMPGWETPTGIFEVLQKFPNPVWVHPVSGERVEEQAPKNPLGSHWITFHRDCLGRDAHDGEAWITIKGCTTTGFHGNPHRWTVGRAVSHGCVRLYNEDVSSLYRQVSLGTQVTVLP, from the coding sequence ATGCAGCCTCTTCCTGCGCCGGAACCACTGGCCCTGCTGCAGGCGGCGGCTGTTGATTCCGTTTCGGCAGGCTTGGCCTCACTGCCTCAGGATCTGCACGGCCGGAACAGTCGCCACGTGGTTATGTTGCGCGGCCGTCGTCGTGTGTTTCTGCTCGACAACGGCGAGCTGCGCAACTCCTTTCCGGTGGCCATCGGCATGCCCGGCTGGGAGACTCCCACCGGAATCTTTGAAGTACTGCAGAAATTCCCCAATCCGGTGTGGGTGCACCCGGTGAGTGGCGAGCGGGTGGAGGAACAAGCGCCCAAGAACCCCTTGGGCAGTCACTGGATCACCTTCCATCGCGACTGCCTCGGCCGTGATGCCCATGACGGCGAGGCTTGGATCACGATCAAGGGATGCACCACGACAGGGTTCCATGGCAACCCCCACCGCTGGACGGTGGGACGGGCCGTCTCCCATGGCTGCGTGCGGCTTTACAACGAAGATGTGAGTTCCCTGTATCGCCAGGTGTCGCTTGGAACTCAGGTGACGGTTCTCCCCTGA
- the menB gene encoding 1,4-dihydroxy-2-naphthoyl-CoA synthase — MSDMRQVLPGAPSAQWTSWGSYQDILVDRCADGLARVAINRPAKRNAFRPQTVMELCDAFTRIRDDRHIGVVLFTGVGPAPDGGYAFCSGGDQSVRGDGGYIGEDGLPRLNVLDLQRIIRSLPKVVIALVAGYAMGGGQVLHLLCDLSLAADNAVFGQTGPKVGSFDGGFGAGYLARVVGQRKAREIWFLCRRYGAKEALEMGLVNAVVPLEQLEAEGVRWAREVMQHSPTAIRCLKAAFNAETDGLAGLQELAGNATHLFYRTEEAVEGRNAFLEKRSPDFSETGWLP, encoded by the coding sequence ATGAGTGACATGCGTCAGGTGCTCCCTGGTGCGCCAAGCGCGCAATGGACCTCGTGGGGCAGCTACCAGGACATCCTTGTGGACCGGTGCGCGGACGGCCTGGCTCGCGTGGCCATCAACCGCCCCGCCAAGCGCAATGCCTTCCGCCCGCAGACGGTGATGGAGCTGTGTGATGCATTTACGCGCATTCGGGATGACCGTCACATCGGTGTGGTGCTGTTCACGGGCGTTGGGCCGGCCCCTGATGGTGGCTATGCCTTCTGTTCCGGCGGTGATCAGAGTGTGCGTGGGGACGGTGGTTACATCGGCGAGGACGGCCTGCCGCGCCTGAACGTGCTGGATCTGCAGCGCATCATCCGCAGCCTGCCCAAGGTGGTGATCGCTCTGGTGGCGGGCTATGCCATGGGCGGCGGCCAGGTGCTGCATCTGCTCTGCGACCTCAGCCTCGCCGCCGACAACGCCGTTTTTGGCCAGACCGGACCCAAGGTCGGCAGTTTTGATGGCGGCTTTGGTGCGGGCTATCTGGCGCGGGTGGTTGGCCAGCGCAAGGCACGTGAAATTTGGTTTCTTTGCCGCCGTTATGGCGCCAAGGAGGCTTTGGAGATGGGGCTCGTTAATGCCGTTGTGCCGTTGGAGCAGTTGGAGGCGGAGGGGGTGCGTTGGGCCCGGGAGGTGATGCAGCACAGCCCTACGGCCATCCGTTGCCTCAAGGCCGCATTCAATGCCGAAACCGATGGCCTCGCCGGGCTGCAGGAGTTGGCCGGCAATGCCACCCATCTCTTTTATCGAACTGAAGAAGCCGTGGAAGGCCGCAATGCCTTCCTCGAGAAGCGGTCTCCAGATTTTTCCGAGACGGGCTGGTTACCCTGA
- the menD gene encoding 2-succinyl-5-enolpyruvyl-6-hydroxy-3-cyclohexene-1-carboxylic-acid synthase has protein sequence MQAALTLLEALCLQGLKQLVLCPGSRSGPLATAAGVLASQAKLHLVTAIDERSAAFLALGMATAHGRAVAVVTTSGTAVANLLPAAVEADRSCQPLLLLTADRPTRLKNCGANQTVNQEAFLLAACRWFGSGALDGVHTQASDALNALAVQAWQRAQGAGIGPPGPVQLNLPFEEPLHATLEQQQQLVSGAGSVAACSKPSPEIGPVPRLDPERPGVVIAGPWRGLTPAVEAYQQALHRWLNLSGWPVLADPLAALASDCPNRIEHWELQLDWLNIPDDAQLLRLGPMPASRRLETWLQRHQGPQLLITETDSRPLDPLRKASQWSGGLVAWIAQQAVLEQSTKPSAATNDLSPWLETQLPLNGAVNEPALAYWLPQLLPEHLPLMLAASSPVRDWLTWGGPACGRHRCFSFRGASGIDGTLSLAMGLAANLGPLALVTGDLALLHDSNGWLLASSAAAPPPLLVLLIDNGGGGIFQQLPIATAGFESLFAMPQQVDPLALAAAHGVPGRQVACLDDLQEALAWGLSQERPVLLRLCSDRGRDADLRQQLRASAQNECTEL, from the coding sequence TTGCAGGCTGCCCTCACCCTGCTTGAGGCTCTTTGTCTTCAGGGGCTGAAGCAGCTGGTGCTCTGCCCTGGCAGCCGTTCCGGTCCCCTGGCAACAGCGGCGGGAGTGCTGGCATCCCAGGCGAAGCTGCATTTGGTCACGGCCATCGACGAACGGTCGGCCGCGTTTCTGGCCCTCGGCATGGCGACCGCCCATGGACGCGCCGTGGCGGTGGTCACCACCTCCGGCACCGCGGTGGCCAACCTTCTTCCCGCTGCGGTGGAGGCGGACCGCTCCTGTCAGCCCTTGCTGTTGCTCACGGCAGATCGACCCACTCGGCTCAAAAACTGCGGCGCCAACCAGACCGTTAATCAGGAAGCCTTTTTGCTCGCGGCCTGTCGCTGGTTCGGCAGTGGAGCGTTAGATGGCGTCCACACGCAGGCCAGCGACGCCCTCAACGCCCTAGCGGTTCAGGCCTGGCAGCGAGCCCAGGGTGCAGGCATTGGGCCGCCGGGACCAGTGCAGCTCAACCTGCCCTTCGAGGAGCCGCTGCACGCCACTCTCGAGCAACAGCAACAGCTGGTTTCGGGCGCAGGTTCAGTTGCGGCTTGCTCAAAGCCTTCGCCCGAGATTGGGCCTGTGCCTCGCCTCGATCCAGAGCGCCCGGGGGTGGTGATTGCTGGCCCTTGGCGTGGACTTACGCCCGCGGTGGAGGCTTATCAACAGGCGCTGCATCGTTGGCTGAACCTCAGCGGTTGGCCTGTGCTGGCGGATCCCCTTGCCGCACTTGCTTCCGATTGCCCCAACCGCATTGAGCACTGGGAGCTGCAACTGGATTGGCTGAACATCCCTGACGATGCCCAGTTGTTGCGGCTTGGACCGATGCCCGCCAGCCGGCGGCTGGAGACCTGGCTTCAGCGCCATCAGGGTCCCCAACTGTTGATCACTGAAACGGATTCAAGGCCGCTGGATCCCTTGCGAAAAGCCAGCCAATGGTCGGGGGGGTTGGTTGCCTGGATCGCCCAACAGGCCGTCCTGGAACAGTCGACCAAGCCATCAGCAGCCACCAACGACCTGTCGCCGTGGCTCGAGACCCAGCTGCCACTGAATGGCGCCGTCAACGAGCCGGCTCTGGCCTACTGGCTTCCCCAGCTCCTGCCGGAGCATTTGCCGCTGATGCTGGCTGCTAGTTCGCCGGTGCGCGACTGGTTGACCTGGGGCGGGCCCGCCTGTGGCCGCCACCGTTGCTTCAGCTTCCGCGGGGCCTCGGGCATTGACGGAACCTTGTCTCTTGCCATGGGTCTGGCGGCGAATCTCGGTCCGTTGGCCTTGGTGACCGGTGATCTTGCGCTCTTGCACGACAGCAACGGTTGGCTGCTTGCGTCGTCCGCTGCAGCACCTCCACCACTGCTGGTGCTGCTGATCGACAACGGCGGCGGCGGCATTTTTCAGCAGTTGCCCATTGCCACAGCGGGGTTCGAATCGCTCTTCGCCATGCCCCAGCAGGTGGATCCCCTGGCCCTGGCGGCGGCCCATGGTGTGCCAGGACGCCAGGTGGCCTGTTTGGACGACCTGCAGGAGGCCTTGGCCTGGGGCTTGTCGCAGGAGCGGCCGGTGTTGTTGCGGTTGTGCAGCGACCGCGGTCGTGATGCCGACCTGCGTCAGCAGCTGCGCGCCTCTGCTCAGAATGAATGCACTGAGCTCTGA